Proteins encoded in a region of the Pelmatolapia mariae isolate MD_Pm_ZW linkage group LG16_19, Pm_UMD_F_2, whole genome shotgun sequence genome:
- the LOC134644051 gene encoding olfactory receptor 4D1-like → MGNSSETVSFVLAAYGNVGELKYLYFIIILVWYLSICVANTVLIVVIRVDSRLHEPMYILLCNLCVNEINASTSLYPLLLSQMFSDSHEVTVPWCFLQMCCLYTSASVELCSLAAMAYDRYISICNPFSYNVIMKTERVFLLILLVWVFSFLSFIFSYSFIFSLKFCGNIIHNAYCDHQLIIRLSCSVSIQSFISDISFAIVSVFLPFSLILVSYLKILRVCRKTSKENKQKAVTTCTPHIISVSNLCVGCILYLIDFRFLVSQVPDEVRIILPMYVLIFQPMLTPFMYGFNLPKIRQSYQRFFVKEKINILVQI, encoded by the coding sequence ATGGGAAACTCAAGTGAGACTGTATCATTTGTCCTGGCTGCTTATGGAAATGTTGGAGAGTTAAAATACCTTTATTTCATCATAATACTGGTCTGGTACCTCTCTATATGTGTGGCCAACACAGTCCTTATTGTGGTCATACGTGTGGACAGCAGACTGCATGAGCCAATGTATATATTACTTTGTAATTTATGTGTGAATGAAATAAATGCCAGCACATCACTGTATCCTCTTTTGCTCTCACAGATGTTTTCAGACAGTCATGAGGTGACTGTGCCGTGGTGTTTTCTGCAGATGTGTTGTTTGTACACAAGTGCTTCTGTTGAGCTTTGTAGTTTAGCAGCCATGGCCTATGACAGATATATCTCAATCTGTAATCCATTTAGCTATAATGTCATTATGAAGACAGAGAGAGTGTTTTTGTTGATTCTGCTTGTGTgggttttttcatttcttagttttattttctcataTTCATTCATCTTCAGTTTGAAGTTTTGCGGAAATATTATTCACAATGCGTATTGTGACCACCAATTAATAATTAGACTTTCATGTTCAGTTTCAATCCAAAGCTTTATTTCTGACATATCCTTTGCCATCGTGAGTGTTTTCTTACCATTCAGTCTCATTTTAGTTTCTTACCTGAAGATTTTGAGAGTTTGTCgaaaaacatcaaaagaaaacaagcagaaagccGTAACTACTTGCACCCCTCACATCATCTCTGTGTCAAACCTGTGTGTCGGGTGTATTCTTTACTTGATTGATTTCAGGTTTTTAGTTTCTCAGGTACCAGATGAAGTTCGTATAATTTTGCCTATGTATGTCCTCATTTTTCAGCCTATGCTCACCCCATTTATGTATGGATTTAATTTGCCAAAGATAAGACAATCATATCAAAGGTTTTTtgtgaaagagaaaataaatatcCTTGTTCAAATTTAG
- the LOC134644769 gene encoding olfactory receptor 11A1-like — protein MGNSSETVSFVLAAYGNIGELKYLYFIIILVWYLSICVANTVLIVVIRVDRRLHEPMYILLCNLCVNEINASTSLYPLLLSQMFSDSHEVTVPWCFLQMCCMYTSAPAEFCSLAAMAYDRYISICHPFSYNIIMNTERVFLLILLVWVYSFLSFIFSYSFIFSLKFCGNIIHNAYCDHQLMIRLSCSVPIQSFISNISFLLLSVFIPFSLISVSYMKILTVCRKTSKENKQKAVTTCTPQIVSVSNLFVGCTFYYIDFKFIVSQVPDEVRVILSMYLLIFQPMLTPFMYGFNLPKIRQSYQRSLFKRK, from the coding sequence ATGGGAAACTCAAGTGAGACTGTGTCATTTGTGCTGGCTGCTTATGGAAATATTGGAGAGTTAAAATACCTTTATTTCATCATAATACTGGTCTGGTACCTCTCTATATGTGTGGCCAACACAGTCCTTATTGTGGTCATACGTGTGGACAGAAGACTGCATGAGCCAATGTATATACTGCTTTGTAATTTATGTGTGAACGAAATAAATGCCAGCACATCACTGTATCCTCTTTTGCTCTCACAGATGTTTTCAGACAGCCACGAGGTGACTGTGCCGTGGTGTTTTCTGCAGATGTGTTGTATGTACACATCTGCACCTGCTGAATTTTGTAGTTTAGCAGCCATGGCCTATGACAGATATATCTCAATCTGTCATCCATTTAGCTATAATATCATTATGAACACAGAGAGAGTGTTTTTGTTGATTCTGCTTGTGTGGGTGTATtcatttcttagttttattttctcataTTCGTTCATCTTCAGTTTGAAGTTTTGTGGAAATATTATTCACAACGCGTATTGTGACCACCAATTAATGATTAGACTTTCATGTTCTGTTCCAATCCAAAGCTTTATTTCTAACATATCCTTTCTCTTATTGAGTGTTTTCATTCCCTTTAGTCTCATTTCAGTCTCTTACATGAAGATTTTGACAGTTTGTCgaaaaacatcaaaagaaaacaagcagaaagccGTGACTACCTGCACCCCTCAGATCGTCTCTGTGTCAAATCTGTTTGTCGGGTGTACTTTTTACTATATTGACTTCAAGTTTATAGTTTCTCAGGTACCAGATGAAGTTCGTGTAATTTTGTCTATGTATCTCCTCATTTTTCAACCTATGCTCACCCCATTTATGTATGGATTTAATTTACCAAAGATAAGACAATCATATCAAAGGTCTCTGtttaagagaaaataa
- the LOC134644220 gene encoding putative gustatory receptor clone PTE01 — translation MENSSEIVSFVLSAFGNVGELKYLYFVIILVWYISICVANTVLILVIRVDRRLHEPMYILLCNLCVNEINASTSLYPLLLSQMCSDSHEVTVPWCFLQMCCLYTSASVELCSLAAMAYDRYISICHPLRYNVIMTTERVFLLILLVWVYSFLSFIFSYSFIFSLKFCENIIHNTYCDHQLIIRLSCSVSIQSFISDISFATVSVFIPFSFILVSYMKILTVCRKTSKENKQKAVTTCTPQIISVSNLFVGYIFYFIDFRFVVSQVLDEVHIILPMYVLIFQPMLTPFMYGFNLPKIRQSYQRFLFERK, via the coding sequence ATGGAAAACTCAAGTGAGATTGTGTCATTTGTGCTGTCTGCTTTTGGAAATGTTGGGGAGTTAAAATACCTGTATTTTGTTATAATATTGGTCTGGTACATCTCTATATGTGTGGCCAACACAGTCCTTATTTTGGTCATACGTGTGGACAGAAGACTGCATGAGCCAATGTACATACTGCTTTGTAATTTATGTGTGAATGAAATAAATGCCAGCACATCACTGTATCCTCTTTTGCTCTCACAGATGTGTTCAGACAGCCACGAGGTGACTGTGCCGTGGTGTTTTCTGCAGATGTGTTGTTTGTACACAAGTGCTTCTGTTGAGCTTTGTAGTTTAGCAGCCATGGCCTATGACAGATATATCTCAATCTGTCATCCATTACGCTATAATGTTATTATGACGACAGAGAGAGTGTTTTTGTTGATTCTGCTTGTGTGGGTGTATtcatttcttagttttattttctcataTTCATTCATCTTCAGTTTGAAGTTTTGTGAAAATATTATTCACAACACATATTGTGACCACCAATTAATAATTAGACTTTCGTGTTCAGTTTCAATCCAAAGCTTTATTTCTGATATATCCTTCGCAACTGTGAGTGTTTTCATAcccttcagtttcattttagtCTCCTACATGAAGATTTTGACAGTCTGTCGAAAAACATcgaaagaaaacaagcagaaagctGTGACTACTTGCACTCCTCAGATCATCTCTGTGTCAAACCTGTTTGTCGGGtatatattttactttattgaCTTCAGGTTTGTAGTTTCTCAGGTATTAGATGAAGTTCATATAATTTTGCCTATGTATGTCCTCATTTTTCAACCAATGCTCACTCCATTTATGTATGGATTTAATTTGCCAAAGATAAGGCAATCATATCAAAGGTTTCTGtttgagagaaaataa
- the LOC134646117 gene encoding olfactory receptor 4D1-like, with protein sequence MENSSETVSFLLAAYGNVGELKYLYFIIILVCYISICVANTVLIVVIRVDRRLHEPMYILLSNLCVNEIKASTSLYPLLLSQMFSDSHEVTVPWCFLQMCFMYTSAPAEFCSLAAMAYDRYISICHPLRYNVIMTTERVFLLILLVWVYSFLSFIFSFSFIFSLKFCGNIIHNVYCDHQLIIRLSCSVSIQTFISNISFAILSFFIPFSFILVSYMKILTVCRKTSKENKQKAVTTCTPHIISVSNLFVGCIFYFIDFRFLVSQVPDEVRIILPMYVLIFQPMLTPFMYGFNLPKIRQSYQRFLFERK encoded by the coding sequence ATGGAAAACTCAAGTGAGACTGTGTCATTTCTCCTGGCTGCTTATGGAAATGTTGGAGAGTTAAAATACCTTTATTTCATCATCATACTGGTCTGCTACATCTCTATATGTGTGGCCAACACAGTCCTTATTGTGGTCATACGTGTGGACAGAAGACTGCATGAGCCAATGTATATACTACTTAGCAATTTATGTGTGAATGAAATAAAAGCCAGCACATCACTGTATCCTCTTTTACTCTCACAAATGTTTTCAGACAGCCATGAGGTGACTGTGCCGTGGTGTTTTCTGCAGATGTGTTTTATGTATACAAGTGCACCTGCTGAATTTTGCAGTTTAGCAGCCATGGCCTATGACAGATATATCTCAATCTGTCATCCATTACGCTATAATGTTATTATGACGACAGAGAGAGTGTTTTTGTTGATTCTGCTTGTGTGGGTGTATtcatttcttagttttattttctcattttcattcatCTTCAGTTTGAAGTTTTGTGGAAATATTATTCACAACGTGTATTGTGACCACCAATTAATAATTAGACTTTCATGTTCAGTTTCAATCCAAACCTTTATTTCTAACATATCCTTTGCCATTCTGAGTTTTTTCATAcccttcagtttcattttagtCTCTTACATGAAGATTTTGACAGTTTGTCGAAAAACATcgaaagaaaacaagcagaaagccGTGACTACTTGCACCCCTCACATCATCTCTGTGTCAAACCTTTTTGTCGGGTgcattttttactttattgaCTTCAGGTTTTTAGTTTCTCAGGTACCAGATGAAGTTCGTATAATTTTGCCTATGTATGTCCTCATTTTTCAACCAATGCTCACCCCATTTATGTATGGATTTAATTTGCCAAAGATAAGACAATCATATCAAAGGTTTCTGTTTGAGAGaaaataa